One genomic window of Glycine max cultivar Williams 82 chromosome 16, Glycine_max_v4.0, whole genome shotgun sequence includes the following:
- the LOC100306043 gene encoding CASP-like protein 5A2-like, with the protein MSMAMVHPSVHPIEAPPMTEHAIAIAMPRHTLKDTQGMPGTLGGFLLRFAQFSFALVSLSVMATTSDFPSVTAFRYLVAAVSLQSLWSLSLGVADMYAILVRRGYRNVRIVRLFSIGDGITSTLTFSAACASAGITVLIGNDLNDCAQNHCSRFETATAMAFMSWFAASPSFILNFWTLASK; encoded by the exons ATGTCGATGGCGATGGTCCACCCTTCGGTTCACCCAATCGAAGCCCCACCCATGACTGAGCATGCAATTGCAATTGCAATGCCCAGACACACTCTGAAGGATACGCAGGGCATGCCCGGCACCCTCGGTGGCTTCCTCTTGCGCTTCGCCCAGTTCTCTTTCGCCCTCGTTTCCCTCTCCGTCATGGCTACCACCTCCGATTTCCCTTCTGTCACTGCCTTCCG CTACCTTGTTGCTGCTGTCAGCCTGCAAAGCTTGTGGAGCCTCTCTTTGGGAGTTGCTGATATGTATGCCATTTTAGTAAGGCGTGGCTACAGAAATGTGAGAATTGTCCGCTTATTCTCTATCGGTGATGGG ATTACTTCAACACTTACATTTTCTGCAGCCTGTGCTTCTGCTGGTATTACAGTCCTCATTGGCAATGATTTGAATGATTGTGCACAGAACCATTGCAGCAGGTTTGAGACAGCAACAGCAATGgcgtttatgagttggtttgcTGCTTCGccctcatttattttaaatttctggaCGCTGGCCTCCAAATAG